From the Thioalkalivibrio sp. XN279 genome, the window CATCCACTCCGGCACCTCCGCGGCCGGCATGGGCCGCGCGATTGCGTACCCCTGGCCGAGCTCGCAGCCCAGTTCGAGCAGCAGCCGGCCGTGCACCTCGGTCTCCACGCCTTCGGCGATGACCTTGCGGCTGAAACTCTCCGCGAGCCGGCAGATACTGTCGACGATGACCGCATGTTCCTGGTCGTCCAGCAGGTCGCACACGAAGCTCTGGTCGATCTTGATGGTCCCGGCGGCGAGCCGCTTGAGGAATGTCAGCGAGGAAAAACCGGTGCCGAAATCATCCAGCGCCGCCCCGACGCCAAGGTCGCGGAGCCGTTCCATCAACGCGGAGACATGAGCGATATCACGCATCGCGCCGGTCTCGACCACTTCGATCTCGAGCTGGTTGCGACGCACCGAGGGATGGGCCTCCAGCCGGCGCTGCAGCCGCCCGAGGAAATCAGGATCGTGCAACTGGAGGCTGGTGACATTGATGCTCACGCTGGTTTCCAGGCCGCTGTCGTTCCATGCCGCCAGTTGCTCGAGCGCCAGGGCGATCCCGCGCTCCCCCAGCGCGATGGCGAGCGGATGCTCCTCGAGCAACGGGATGAACTCAGCCGGGCGCAGCAATCCGCGCCCCGGATGGCGCCAGCGCACCAGGGCCTCGAAACCGAGCACGGTACCGAAACGCATGTTGACCTTGGGCTGGTAGTGGAGCTCGAACTCATTCGCGTCCAGTCCGCGGCGAATATCCTCCACCTGGGCCCGGTATTCGCGGGTGATCTCGTCGCGCTCGGCGTCGAAAAAGGTATAGCGGTTCTTGCCGGACAGCTTGGACTGGTACATCGCCTGGTCGGCCTGGCGCAGCAACTGTTCCGCGTCGATACCCCCCTGGGGCGGCAACACGGCTGCCCCAATGCTGGCAGTGGCGGAGAACACCTCGCCATCGATGACGACCGGGCTGGCGATATCGCGCATGAGCTGTTCCAGCTGGTCCTCGAGGTCCTCACCCGGGGCGCGCGCCTGCAGGATGCAGGTGAACTCGTCGCCTCCGACCCGGGCCACTTCACCTGCGCCGCAGCACGCCACCAGTCGCGACGCCAATTCGGCGATGAGCCGGTCCCCGCAGGGCTGCCCGTGCCGCTCGTTGAACTCGGCCAGGCCGTCCAGGTCCATGTACGCCACCGCCAGTGGCTGTCCGGTCCGGTGGCTCTGCTGCATCGCTTCCGCGAGGCGATGCGCGAAGGCCATCCTGTTCGGCAGGCCCGTCAGTTCATCGTGGCTGGCCACATAGGCCAGCTGCGCTTCCTGCTCCTTCTGCTGGCTGATGTCGACGTCGATGCCGGCAATGGTCGAGGCTTGACCCTGCGCGTCCCGCTTCACGGTGCGCCCCACGCTGCGTACCCAGGTCCATTCGCCGCGCCCGTTGCGCAGCCGGTGCTCGACTTCGAAGGCCGGCGCGGCGCCTGCGAGGTACTGCTGCAGCGCCCGCCGTACGGCATGCTGGTCGTCCGGATGCGCCAGGGCCTCCCAGCGCCCTTTGGTCAGCTCGCCCACCTCTCCGGCGGCATAGCCGAGCATGCGCGCCCAGCGCTCGCTGGCGCGGATGCGATCATCGGTGATGTCCCACTCCCAGGCGCCGGCGTTGGCCGCCTCCAGGGCGACCTCGAGCCTTTCCTGCTGCTGCCGCAGCGCGGCCTCGTAGGCCTTCCGCTCGGAGACATCCTGTACCGTGCCGAGCGCGCGCAGCGGCCGGCCGGTTGCATCTCGTTGCAGCTCGGCGCGCTCGTCTATCCAGGACACCTTGCCGTCCGCAACGACCCGGTAAGTGACTGCGTACTCGGGGCTCTCGCCCGCAAGCGCGTCGCGCCAGGCCTGTTCCACGCGCGGCCGGTCCTGCGGGTGGACACGGCGGATGGACTCGGTGAAGCTCACCGGCGACCGGTCCGGCAAGCCGAACATGCGGTGGGTGTCCCCGATCCACTCGATCCGGTCCCGCTCGAGGTCGATCGCCCAGGCGCCGATGCGGGCAATCCGCTGGGCGTTGAGCAGCTGCTCCGTGCGCTGGCCGACTGCAGCTTCAAGGTCGTGCTGCTGTCGCTCCAGGGCACGCCGGGCGGCGCGGAGCGCCAATTGGGTGCGTACCCGGGCCAGCAGCTCCTCTGCGGCAAACGGTCTCGACACATAGTCCACCGCGCCTTCCTCGAAGGCGCACAACTTGCTGGCCACATCGTCCAGCCCGCTGATGAACATCACCGGCACCGCACGCAGCGCGGGGGCGGCCTTCAGCAGGCGACACAGCTCGATGCCGTCCATCTCCGGCATCAGGAGGTCGAGGAGGATGAGATCCGGCGCCAGGCGCGGCGCCTGCTCGAGTGCCTGGCGCCCACCCGCCGCAGTGACTACCCGATAGCCCGCCCCGCGAAGAATTTCCTCGAGCATGGTGAGGTTGGCCGGCGTGTCGTCGACCACCATCACGGTCGCCTGGTGCGATGCTTCGCTCATGCGGAAGTAACCACGTAGTCCTGGCCCGGGCGCCGCCTCAGCTGGGCCGAGGGGCACGAACACGCCATTCTAGATGAGTCCGGGGGCGCGCGCCCGGCGGAGAGGGCGATAAGTGGCGGAGAGGGCGGGATGAGGCGCCCTGGCGGGCGCCGTCTCGGCCGGCGTTGCCGGTCTCGGCTTCGAACCCATGATGTATGACTAACGCGGGTTCGAATCCCGGTCAGGAATGCGGAGATTAGTGGCGGAGAGGGCGGGATTCGAACCCGCGTTAGGGGGTTACCCTAAACTTGCTTTCCAAGCAAGCGCCTTCGACCGCTCGGCCACCTCTCCATCCGCCCCGCAGGTCACAGCCCGAGGGGGCGGGAAATGTACCCCACCCCGGGTCCGCATTCAATGAAAGCGGACTCAGAGTATGGCGAGGATCCGTTCGTCGACGATACGCCAGGCGCCGTTGCTCAAGGGCAGCAGCACCAGTTCCTTGCGCACGGCGCGCTCCTCTGGCGGCTGGCCGAAGCGCTGCACAAAGCGCGCGCGCACGATACCGTCAGCAGTCTCTTCGACCTCCAGGGTGTCCAGGTCGACCCGCGTGGACGCCGGGACCTGGAAGCGACCACGCTGCTCGGCGCGCCATTCCTCCGGCGCGCCATAGCCTTGCGGCGCATAGTCCGAGGCGTACAGCCCCAGCCACCCGTCTGCATCGCGCCCGCTCCACAAGGCGGCCCACTGCTCCACGAATCCGGCGACGCCCGTCGCGGCGCCGCCGGGCCCCGCTACGGCCCTGGCAGCCGCAGCAGAACCTTCGGCGCGCGCGCTGCTGCTCTCCGCGTAGAAGGGCGGAGGATTGATGATGCAGTTGCCAGGGTCGTTCGCCAGGCGACCGCCGACCTCGCCCGCCGCCGGGACCCGCAGCGCCGCACGACGATCGGGCGCGTCCAGCCCCTCGGGTATCGCCAGGGACGGCCGCGCACGGGCATCCATGTAGGGTGCCGGCCCGCAGGCCGAACTCATGGCGCAGCCGGCTGTCGCCAGGCAGAGCAATAACAGGCCGAAGCCTCGCAGCAGGGATTTCAAGACGTGTATTCCACTCCGGCGCGTAGCATGGCCGCCCGCACCTCGTCGTAGTGAACCGGGTCGAGAGGCGTCAGCGGCAGCCTGATCCCGGCGCCGATGAGCCCCATGTGCATGACGACCCATTTTACAGGGATCGGGTTCGGTTCCACGAACAGCGCCCGGTGCAGGCCGGCAAGACGGTCGTTCAGCGCCTCAGCCTTGCGCGGCTCGCCGTGCCGGGCCGCCTCCACCATGCCGTGCATCAGCCGCGGCGCCACGTTGGCAGTGACGCTGATCACGCCGTCGCCGCCAGCCAGGAGGAAGTCCATCGCCGTGGCGTCGTCACCGCTGAGCAGGTCGAGCCGGTCGCCCAGCAGCTCGCGCAGCCGGGCGACGCGCTCGGTGCCGGGCACGGCTTCCTTGATGCCGACGATGCCCTCCACCTCCGCCAGCCGGGCCACGGTCTCTGGCAACAGGTCGCAAGCCGTCCGCCCGGGCACGTTGTAGAGGATCACCGGCAACCCGCCGTCGCGGGCCACGGCGTGGTAGTGCAGGAACAGGCCCTGCTGGGTCGGCTTGTTGTAGTAGGGGGTCACCACCAGGGCCGCGGCCGCCCCGGCGCGTGCGGCGACTCTCGTGAGTTCGACCGCGTGGGCGGTCGCGTTGCTGCCGGTGCCGGCGATGACGCTGATCCGGCCCGCGGCCGCCTCGAGCGCGGTCCTGAGCATGGTGTCCAGCTCGGCAGCCGAAATGCAGGGCGACTCCCCGGTGGTGCCCGCGATGACCACCGCCGCGGTCCCGGCCCCGGCGTGGAAATCGACCAGCCGGCCCAGCGCCTCGAGATCGAGGCTGCCGTCCTCGTGCATGGGCGTGACCAGGGCCACGATGCTGCCGCCGAACATCGGCTTTCTCCGGGCGCCGGGCGCCTGACAAACTCAGCCGACGATGGTATCGGCCAGCCGCGGCAGCAGCAAGCGAGGCGGCCTGGGCAGGCGCGCTCTTCGCAGCTGTCACCGATGCGGGTAAACTGGCGGTACTACCACCCTCGACCCTTCCCGTGTCCGGAACCCAGCCATTGAAGCAGCTTGTTGTCATCTCCGCGGTCGGCGGCGATCGCTCCGGCGTCGTCCACGACCTCACGCGCGCCGTGCTGGATTGCGGCGGCAACATCCTCGACAGCCGCATGATCGCCCTCGGCTCCGAGTTCGCCATGCTGCTGCTGGTGAGCGGCAGCTGGCACACGCTGGCCAGGCTGGAATCCGAGCTGAAGAAGGTCGAGGAAAGCTCCG encodes:
- a CDS encoding EAL domain-containing protein; its protein translation is MSEASHQATVMVVDDTPANLTMLEEILRGAGYRVVTAAGGRQALEQAPRLAPDLILLDLLMPEMDGIELCRLLKAAPALRAVPVMFISGLDDVASKLCAFEEGAVDYVSRPFAAEELLARVRTQLALRAARRALERQQHDLEAAVGQRTEQLLNAQRIARIGAWAIDLERDRIEWIGDTHRMFGLPDRSPVSFTESIRRVHPQDRPRVEQAWRDALAGESPEYAVTYRVVADGKVSWIDERAELQRDATGRPLRALGTVQDVSERKAYEAALRQQQERLEVALEAANAGAWEWDITDDRIRASERWARMLGYAAGEVGELTKGRWEALAHPDDQHAVRRALQQYLAGAAPAFEVEHRLRNGRGEWTWVRSVGRTVKRDAQGQASTIAGIDVDISQQKEQEAQLAYVASHDELTGLPNRMAFAHRLAEAMQQSHRTGQPLAVAYMDLDGLAEFNERHGQPCGDRLIAELASRLVACCGAGEVARVGGDEFTCILQARAPGEDLEDQLEQLMRDIASPVVIDGEVFSATASIGAAVLPPQGGIDAEQLLRQADQAMYQSKLSGKNRYTFFDAERDEITREYRAQVEDIRRGLDANEFELHYQPKVNMRFGTVLGFEALVRWRHPGRGLLRPAEFIPLLEEHPLAIALGERGIALALEQLAAWNDSGLETSVSINVTSLQLHDPDFLGRLQRRLEAHPSVRRNQLEIEVVETGAMRDIAHVSALMERLRDLGVGAALDDFGTGFSSLTFLKRLAAGTIKIDQSFVCDLLDDQEHAVIVDSICRLAESFSRKVIAEGVETEVHGRLLLELGCELGQGYAIARPMPAAEVPEWMRGWTPPASWRESTMLPRERVPELFAELGHRAWRNALRSYLEGRRKSLPELDPRACRLGEWLSNARVVSMLGHREEFRRARELHEQCHAGAERAATCARVGRMEDSQAALDKTIDTSNQVLDLLKALRKRP
- a CDS encoding nuclear transport factor 2 family protein, whose translation is MKSLLRGFGLLLLCLATAGCAMSSACGPAPYMDARARPSLAIPEGLDAPDRRAALRVPAAGEVGGRLANDPGNCIINPPPFYAESSSARAEGSAAAARAVAGPGGAATGVAGFVEQWAALWSGRDADGWLGLYASDYAPQGYGAPEEWRAEQRGRFQVPASTRVDLDTLEVEETADGIVRARFVQRFGQPPEERAVRKELVLLPLSNGAWRIVDERILAIL
- the dapA gene encoding 4-hydroxy-tetrahydrodipicolinate synthase produces the protein MFGGSIVALVTPMHEDGSLDLEALGRLVDFHAGAGTAAVVIAGTTGESPCISAAELDTMLRTALEAAAGRISVIAGTGSNATAHAVELTRVAARAGAAAALVVTPYYNKPTQQGLFLHYHAVARDGGLPVILYNVPGRTACDLLPETVARLAEVEGIVGIKEAVPGTERVARLRELLGDRLDLLSGDDATAMDFLLAGGDGVISVTANVAPRLMHGMVEAARHGEPRKAEALNDRLAGLHRALFVEPNPIPVKWVVMHMGLIGAGIRLPLTPLDPVHYDEVRAAMLRAGVEYTS